In Cyclopterus lumpus isolate fCycLum1 chromosome 17, fCycLum1.pri, whole genome shotgun sequence, a genomic segment contains:
- the prdx1 gene encoding peroxiredoxin-1, whose product MAAGKAQIGKLAPDFTAKAVMPDGQFNDLKLSDYRGKYVVFFFYPLDFTFVCPTEIIAFSDAADDFKKIDCEVIGASVDSHFSHFAWINTPRKQGGLGAMKIPLVSDIQRTISTDYGVLKEDEGIAYRGLFIIDDKGILRQITINDLPVGRSVEETMRLIQAFQFTDKHGEVCPAGWKPGSDTIKPDVQKSKDFFSKQ is encoded by the exons ATGGCTGCAGGCAAAGCACAAATTGGAAAGCTGGCCCCAGACTTCACAGCTAAGGCGGTGATGCCAGACGGACAGTTCAACGACCTGAAGCTTTCAGACTACAGAG GGAAAtatgttgtctttttcttctatCCTCTGGACTTCACCTTTGTTTGTCCAACTGAGATCATCGCTTTCAGTGATGCTGCCGACGACTTCAAGAAGATCGACTGCGAGGTCATCGGCGCCTCTGTTGACTCTCACTTCTCCCATTTTGCATG GATCAACACACCACGAAAGCAGGGCGGTCTGGGTGCCATGAAGATTCCCCTGGTGTCTGACATACAGCGCACCATCTCCACAGATTATGGTGTTCTAAAGGAGGATGAGGGCATCGCCTACAG GGGTCTGTTCATCATTGACGACAAGGGGATCCTGAGACAGATCACCATCAACGACCTCCCAGTTGGACGCTCCGTTGAAGAGACCATGCGTTTGATTCAAGCCTTTCAGTTCACTGACAAACACGGAGAAG TCTGCCCAGCCGGCTGGAAACCAGGAAGTGACACCATCAAACCTGACGTCCAGAAGAGCAAAGACTTCTTCTCCAAGCAGTAA